The Planococcus liqunii genome includes a region encoding these proteins:
- the sigB gene encoding RNA polymerase sigma factor SigB yields MSKRSHPNQPTKEQVLEWIEAYQKNEDEEAQTMLVMNYKRLVESIARKYSNGKSYHEDIAQVGMLGLLGAIRRYDPSFGRSFEAFAVPTIIGEIKRFLRDKTWAIHVPRRIKELGPRIKSTVEVLTRELQRSPQVWEIAEYLDVDEDDVLEAMEMGKSYQALSMDHSLEADSDGSTVTLFDVVGQEDDGYEKADQRMLVANAMNVLSEREKQIIQYTYIEQLSQKETGDKLGISQMHVSRLQRKAIKKLQEAILAAGGVS; encoded by the coding sequence ATGTCGAAACGATCTCATCCTAATCAGCCGACCAAAGAGCAAGTGCTTGAATGGATTGAGGCTTACCAGAAAAACGAAGACGAAGAAGCCCAAACAATGCTCGTCATGAATTACAAACGGCTTGTTGAATCGATTGCACGCAAATATTCCAATGGTAAATCTTACCACGAGGACATTGCACAAGTAGGCATGCTTGGGCTTCTTGGTGCCATCCGGCGCTACGACCCTTCTTTTGGCAGAAGTTTTGAAGCCTTTGCAGTTCCGACAATCATCGGTGAAATTAAACGATTCCTGCGGGACAAAACGTGGGCAATCCATGTGCCGCGCCGCATCAAGGAATTAGGGCCGCGCATCAAATCGACGGTTGAAGTGCTGACACGCGAACTCCAACGCTCGCCGCAAGTATGGGAAATCGCCGAGTATTTAGATGTTGACGAAGATGATGTACTGGAAGCAATGGAAATGGGCAAGAGCTACCAGGCTCTTTCAATGGACCATTCTTTGGAAGCCGATTCAGATGGCAGTACAGTAACCTTATTTGACGTTGTCGGGCAAGAAGACGATGGTTACGAAAAAGCGGATCAGCGCATGCTTGTAGCGAATGCGATGAATGTGCTTTCTGAACGGGAAAAGCAAATCATCCAGTATACCTACATAGAGCAGCTGAGCCAAAAAGAAACTGGGGACAAGCTGGGGATTTCCCAAATGCATGTTTCCCGTCTGCAGCGCAAAGCGATTAAGAAACTGCAAGAAGCTATTTTGGCAGCCGGCGGAGTTTCATAG
- a CDS encoding anti-sigma factor antagonist (This anti-anti-sigma factor, or anti-sigma factor antagonist, belongs to a family that includes characterized members SpoIIAA, RsbV, RsfA, and RsfB.): MNIQVELEETDNKLKGYIHGEIDAHTAPVLREKLEAYQNKDGVNAELDLSDVNYMDSTGLGVFVAFYKSVNAKGGHVKLTGLSSRLKRLFDITGLGDIMDIESVGKGGN, encoded by the coding sequence ATGAATATTCAAGTGGAACTAGAAGAAACGGACAATAAATTAAAAGGTTATATACATGGGGAAATTGATGCGCATACTGCGCCGGTTCTTCGGGAAAAATTAGAAGCTTACCAAAACAAAGATGGCGTAAATGCAGAGTTGGATCTTTCCGACGTTAATTATATGGATAGTACTGGATTAGGCGTTTTTGTGGCATTCTACAAATCAGTAAATGCCAAAGGCGGGCATGTGAAGCTGACTGGCCTCTCGTCCCGTTTGAAACGGTTATTCGACATAACTGGTTTGGGCGATATCATGGATATCGAATCAGTTGGAAAAGGTGGTAATTGA
- the rsbW gene encoding anti-sigma B factor RsbW gives MRPFDYVEMRVPAKSQYVGVARLTISGLASRIGFTFDDIEDLKIASSEAVTNAVQHAYTEGEEGEVVIGCALYGDKIEIMVADHGQSFDFEETKAKVGPYHDQEEGAFLREGGLGLYLIETLMDEVKVHHQEGVTVFMTKYVGGEQVEEDVETISS, from the coding sequence ATGCGTCCTTTCGATTATGTTGAAATGAGGGTTCCCGCTAAATCACAATACGTTGGAGTTGCGCGTCTGACCATTTCAGGGTTGGCAAGCCGTATTGGATTTACGTTTGACGATATTGAAGATTTGAAAATTGCTTCAAGTGAAGCGGTGACAAATGCGGTTCAGCACGCTTATACAGAAGGTGAAGAAGGCGAAGTTGTTATTGGCTGTGCCCTTTATGGAGACAAAATTGAGATAATGGTTGCCGATCATGGACAAAGCTTTGATTTTGAAGAAACAAAAGCGAAGGTTGGCCCTTATCACGATCAGGAAGAAGGCGCTTTTCTTCGCGAAGGAGGTCTTGGCCTGTACTTAATCGAAACCTTAATGGATGAAGTGAAAGTCCATCATCAGGAAGGCGTTACGGTCTTCATGACAAAGTATGTTGGAGGAGAGCAGGTGGAAGAGGATGTCGAAACGATCTCATCCTAA
- a CDS encoding PP2C family serine/threonine-protein phosphatase: MEKIQHSFVDAFIFNEAKKGNYESGDSYHTVLTDEYFICSIADGLGNGPVARESSQVIPEILEEFHHETIDELMKRFNDLMVQKRGAAVAIFKVDFKKKTLEYSCVGNIRFYLYRKGTDEMIYPLPVMGYLSGRPQKLRTQLYTYVEDDLFLIHSDGVELRNPKAMMRQAGIPERLYYDILRSIQTGDDATFIAGSLLK; the protein is encoded by the coding sequence GTGGAGAAAATACAGCATAGTTTTGTGGATGCCTTTATCTTCAATGAAGCAAAAAAAGGGAATTATGAATCCGGCGACAGTTACCATACTGTTTTAACGGATGAGTATTTCATTTGCTCCATAGCCGATGGTCTTGGAAATGGTCCTGTGGCGCGCGAATCTTCACAGGTTATTCCTGAAATACTAGAAGAGTTTCACCATGAAACCATTGATGAACTGATGAAACGGTTCAATGATCTGATGGTTCAAAAACGAGGGGCAGCTGTAGCGATCTTCAAAGTGGATTTTAAGAAAAAGACACTTGAATACAGCTGTGTCGGGAATATCCGGTTTTATCTGTACCGGAAAGGAACCGATGAAATGATTTACCCTTTGCCTGTTATGGGCTATTTATCGGGGCGCCCGCAGAAATTGCGGACGCAGCTTTACACGTATGTAGAAGATGATTTGTTCCTTATCCATTCCGATGGCGTGGAACTGCGAAATCCGAAAGCTATGATGCGCCAAGCGGGAATTCCTGAGCGCCTGTATTACGATATCCTGCGTTCGATTCAGACCGGCGATGACGCAACATTTATAGCGGGAAGCCTACTCAAATGA